One window from the genome of Candidatus Didemnitutus sp. encodes:
- a CDS encoding outer membrane protein transport protein: MIPVTSPRTARVFVAPLVGALALLAAAPAALASGTRVGFKDAFATARGNAFVATADNPSALYYNPAGIAQLEGTQFAGNIYEVALSSDYSGAAGSASMNDDYVTVPAVYVTWKPAGAPWAYGIGVYAPFGLKTDWPNSSPLRTFALKNEQTFRTFNFTGAWQVSPEVSLGLSATYNRVSTNLNRALGVFAPNDLFRFEGDGHAFGFNAGLLWKINERHQFGLSYQSRTRVKLDGTSSTIPLVASEPANATFDFPEVVIVGWSFRPTPQWNIEANIDWTNWDRFNVVTVNKASGNQPLPFNWESGTFYELGATRYLSGGWNVSAGICYTENNTPDATYTPAVPDSDKTFYSLGVGYRGPAFSADFAWQYATGDARRVTGSPANLLGGTADGSYKNSINALSLSLGYKF; the protein is encoded by the coding sequence ATGATTCCGGTCACCTCACCACGCACCGCCCGCGTATTCGTTGCGCCGCTGGTCGGAGCTCTCGCTCTCCTGGCCGCCGCGCCCGCCGCGCTGGCCTCCGGCACGCGCGTCGGCTTCAAGGACGCCTTCGCCACCGCGCGCGGCAACGCCTTCGTCGCCACCGCCGACAACCCGAGCGCGCTCTACTACAATCCCGCCGGCATCGCCCAGCTCGAGGGCACGCAGTTCGCCGGCAACATCTACGAAGTCGCGCTCTCGTCCGACTATTCGGGCGCGGCCGGTTCGGCGTCGATGAACGACGACTACGTCACCGTGCCCGCGGTCTACGTCACGTGGAAGCCCGCCGGCGCGCCGTGGGCCTACGGCATCGGCGTCTACGCGCCCTTCGGCCTCAAGACCGATTGGCCCAACTCGTCTCCGCTGCGCACCTTCGCGCTCAAGAACGAGCAGACGTTCCGCACCTTCAATTTCACCGGCGCGTGGCAAGTCTCGCCCGAAGTCTCGCTCGGTCTGAGTGCGACCTACAACCGCGTGTCGACGAACCTCAATCGCGCGCTCGGCGTCTTCGCCCCGAACGATCTCTTCCGCTTCGAGGGCGACGGCCACGCTTTCGGTTTCAACGCCGGCCTGCTCTGGAAAATCAACGAGCGTCACCAGTTCGGCCTCAGCTACCAGAGCCGCACGCGCGTGAAACTCGACGGCACGTCCTCGACGATCCCGCTCGTCGCCAGCGAGCCCGCGAACGCGACGTTCGATTTTCCGGAAGTCGTCATCGTCGGCTGGTCGTTCCGCCCCACGCCGCAGTGGAACATCGAGGCGAACATCGATTGGACGAACTGGGATCGCTTCAACGTCGTCACCGTCAACAAAGCCTCGGGCAACCAGCCGCTCCCGTTCAACTGGGAGTCCGGCACCTTCTACGAACTCGGCGCGACGCGCTACCTGAGCGGCGGCTGGAACGTCTCCGCCGGCATCTGCTACACCGAGAACAACACACCCGACGCCACCTACACGCCCGCCGTGCCTGACAGCGACAAGACCTTCTACTCGCTCGGCGTCGGCTACCGCGGTCCGGCGTTCTCGGCGGACTTCGCCTGGCAATACGCGACCGGCGACGCGCGCCGCGTCACCGGCAGCCCGGCCAACCTGCTCGGCGGCACGGCGGACGGTTCCTACAAGAACTCGATCAACGCCCTCTCGCTTTCCCTCGGCTACAAGTTCTAA
- a CDS encoding methyltransferase domain-containing protein, whose protein sequence is MIADSSSVHTGQIRTDYVYFPSRTGLKVAACLDHTGQLTSRPWVVIAPKYGETKKNNLQLAYYLAANGLNVLRFDQTNHVGESEGRMQDFSLPGAVDDIIACYDFLAEKGYARDAVLVSNSLSARCAFRAAVTETRIKRLISVVGVVNMQHTLREVYREDIFGTFLQGRHWGLTDILGFDINGEIFLGTAVDARMHDLEGTVADIAKLKVPLIYFFAMNDAWVAHDDVVRATENQPLAKLVAVEGAMHEVRENPRAAEQVFRRVVWACLSERDYPGDDQATLQIPDKKLVIAQNKDERERLRRSEAPAETETNFWSGYLEKYSVLEKSQDYRDYMELLGRLCAFRPGAAVLDAGCGNGMFGRWVLHETIRQRRVKAAAPEAPSLYVGLELTERGLNDALGNHLTTLDRDRAEIARGGPPGMGYLRFDFNDLGDASGAPRLPFADGTFDVVCCSLVLSYLKRPQLLLRELHRVVKPGGVLVASSMKPHCDMSAIYRDFMDQQASPEELERARNLLRAAGKIRLKEEVGHYAFFSDTELSSLVLETGFHVRESFHSLGNQAVVIKAQK, encoded by the coding sequence ATGATTGCGGATTCTTCGAGTGTCCACACCGGACAAATTCGGACGGACTACGTCTATTTCCCCAGCCGAACAGGGCTGAAAGTCGCGGCGTGCCTCGATCACACCGGGCAGCTCACCAGCCGCCCGTGGGTCGTCATCGCCCCGAAATACGGCGAGACCAAGAAAAACAACCTTCAGCTCGCCTACTACCTCGCGGCCAACGGCCTGAACGTCCTCCGTTTCGACCAGACTAACCATGTCGGCGAAAGCGAAGGCCGCATGCAGGACTTCAGCCTGCCCGGAGCGGTCGACGACATCATCGCCTGCTACGACTTCCTGGCGGAGAAAGGCTACGCGCGCGACGCCGTGCTGGTTTCAAACAGCCTGTCCGCCCGCTGCGCGTTCCGCGCCGCCGTGACCGAGACACGCATCAAGCGCCTGATCAGCGTCGTCGGCGTCGTGAACATGCAGCACACGCTGCGCGAGGTTTACCGCGAGGACATCTTCGGGACCTTCCTGCAAGGCCGCCACTGGGGCCTGACCGACATCCTCGGCTTCGACATCAACGGCGAAATCTTCCTCGGCACGGCAGTCGACGCCCGCATGCACGACCTCGAAGGCACGGTCGCCGACATCGCGAAGCTCAAGGTGCCGCTGATCTACTTCTTCGCGATGAACGACGCCTGGGTCGCCCACGACGACGTCGTCCGCGCCACCGAAAACCAGCCGCTCGCCAAACTCGTCGCCGTCGAAGGCGCGATGCACGAGGTCCGCGAGAATCCCCGCGCCGCCGAGCAGGTTTTCCGCCGCGTCGTCTGGGCCTGCCTCAGCGAGCGCGATTATCCGGGCGACGACCAAGCCACGCTCCAGATTCCCGACAAGAAACTCGTCATCGCCCAAAACAAGGACGAGCGCGAGCGCCTGCGCCGCTCCGAGGCACCCGCCGAGACCGAAACCAATTTCTGGTCCGGCTACCTCGAGAAATACTCCGTCCTCGAGAAATCGCAGGACTACCGCGACTACATGGAGCTGCTCGGCCGCCTCTGCGCGTTCCGCCCCGGTGCCGCCGTGCTCGATGCCGGCTGCGGCAACGGCATGTTCGGCCGCTGGGTTCTGCATGAGACGATCCGCCAGCGACGCGTGAAGGCCGCCGCCCCCGAGGCACCGTCCCTCTACGTCGGCCTCGAGCTCACCGAGCGCGGCCTCAACGACGCCCTCGGCAACCACCTCACGACGCTCGACCGCGACCGTGCCGAGATCGCGCGCGGCGGCCCGCCAGGCATGGGTTACCTGCGCTTCGACTTCAACGACCTCGGCGACGCCAGCGGCGCCCCTCGCCTGCCCTTCGCCGACGGCACGTTCGACGTCGTCTGCTGCAGCCTCGTGCTCTCCTACCTCAAGCGCCCGCAACTGCTCCTCCGCGAGCTGCATCGTGTCGTCAAACCCGGCGGCGTGCTCGTGGCCTCGAGCATGAAGCCGCACTGCGACATGTCGGCGATCTACCGCGATTTCATGGACCAGCAGGCCTCGCCCGAGGAACTGGAACGCGCCCGCAACCTCCTCCGCGCCGCCGGCAAGATCCGTCTGAAGGAGGAGGTCGGCCACTACGCGTTCTTCAGCGATACCGAGCTTTCCAGTCTGGTCCTCGAAACGGGCTTCCACGTGCGCGAGAGCTTTCACTCGCTCGGCAACCAGGCGGTCGTTATCAAGGCGCAGAAGTGA
- a CDS encoding GAF domain-containing protein has product MTGYLAISSFLNFLGAGILAFAVVARGRQDSINIRFGVFGFFIGCWSAAYFLWQVADDATRALFFTRLLMLFAYFVPVAFFHFISELCGEDNRWWVRGGYVTAIALALVNFTPHMVAGVGPMMSMPYWPRAGSLYWVYLTLFGAFTLQAGYLLIKHLRAATGGRATQLRNILLASIVGFSGGATNFPLWYGVKLAPFGNLLIFLYLVIMAHAVSRYQLPLVTYDFVHATVQLGIAVTLGVFYLLLIATIGPPLGYEFGSLELLTHFVVCIVICLFFLWAAPRLQRATDRILAQTYLRRRQGQQQALKEFGVRLVSLGSEQDIFENTAREIAKAFNLEAAVAYARTEFDRDYQLRAVHGWPRAPQILPIDFALTRVFQERPGPLFFDGSEVEFAPDVVQALTAWREKLPAEAAFPIASDDFISGILLLGPRERGERYTEAEISLLESLCLQVAVTLRARQLERRASQTEKLIALGTLAAGLAHELRNPLTSIQTFSALLKESRPDPDSLHEFSGVVQRDVNRIASIVENVAAFAESNKVEMTAVSLAEVVRTVAEIIRPEADRVHVVLSLEAVSQLPPVRGNHSQLLQVFLNLSQNALQAMEPKGGGQLKFSLELRTADVPSPQLCASVTDNGPGIDPKVQPRIFEPFTTTKATGERRGKHGMGLGLAIVKRIVQHHHGEIQVASTPGQGTTFRVYLPPA; this is encoded by the coding sequence GTGACCGGCTATCTCGCCATCTCGTCGTTTCTGAACTTCCTCGGAGCCGGCATTCTCGCGTTCGCGGTCGTCGCGCGCGGTCGGCAGGACAGCATCAACATCCGGTTCGGCGTCTTCGGCTTCTTCATCGGCTGCTGGTCGGCCGCCTACTTCCTCTGGCAGGTCGCGGACGACGCGACGCGCGCGCTCTTCTTCACGCGCCTGCTGATGCTGTTCGCCTATTTCGTCCCCGTCGCGTTTTTCCACTTCATCTCGGAGCTCTGCGGCGAAGACAACCGCTGGTGGGTGCGCGGCGGCTACGTGACGGCCATCGCACTCGCCCTGGTCAATTTCACCCCGCACATGGTGGCCGGCGTCGGCCCGATGATGTCGATGCCTTACTGGCCGCGCGCCGGCTCGCTCTACTGGGTTTACCTGACGCTCTTCGGCGCGTTCACGCTGCAAGCCGGCTACCTCCTGATCAAGCACCTCCGCGCCGCCACCGGCGGGCGCGCCACGCAGCTCCGCAACATCCTGCTCGCCTCGATTGTCGGCTTCAGCGGCGGCGCGACGAACTTCCCGCTCTGGTATGGCGTGAAGCTGGCCCCCTTCGGCAACCTGCTCATCTTCCTCTACCTCGTGATCATGGCGCACGCGGTGTCGCGCTACCAGCTGCCGCTCGTCACCTACGACTTCGTCCACGCCACCGTGCAACTCGGCATCGCCGTCACGTTGGGCGTCTTCTACCTGCTGCTCATCGCGACCATCGGTCCGCCGCTCGGCTACGAGTTTGGCTCCCTCGAACTGCTCACGCACTTCGTCGTCTGCATCGTCATCTGCCTCTTCTTTCTCTGGGCCGCACCGCGATTGCAGCGCGCCACCGACCGCATCCTCGCCCAAACCTACCTGCGCCGCCGCCAAGGCCAGCAGCAGGCGCTCAAGGAATTCGGCGTCCGCCTCGTCTCCCTCGGCAGCGAGCAGGATATTTTCGAGAACACCGCGCGCGAGATCGCCAAGGCCTTCAACCTCGAGGCCGCCGTCGCCTACGCCCGCACCGAGTTCGACCGCGATTACCAGCTGCGCGCCGTCCACGGCTGGCCGCGCGCCCCGCAGATTCTTCCCATCGACTTCGCTCTCACGCGCGTGTTCCAAGAGCGCCCCGGTCCGCTCTTCTTCGACGGCTCGGAAGTGGAGTTCGCCCCCGATGTCGTGCAGGCCCTGACCGCGTGGCGCGAAAAGCTCCCCGCCGAAGCCGCCTTCCCCATCGCCAGCGACGACTTCATCTCCGGCATCCTGCTCCTCGGCCCGCGCGAACGCGGCGAACGCTACACCGAGGCCGAGATCTCGCTCCTCGAATCGCTCTGCCTCCAGGTCGCCGTCACGCTCCGCGCCCGCCAGCTCGAGCGCCGCGCCAGCCAGACCGAGAAACTCATCGCCCTCGGCACGCTCGCCGCCGGCCTCGCCCACGAGCTGCGCAATCCCCTCACCTCCATCCAGACGTTTTCCGCACTCTTGAAGGAGAGCCGGCCCGATCCGGATTCGCTCCATGAATTCAGCGGCGTCGTGCAACGCGACGTCAACCGCATCGCCAGCATCGTCGAAAACGTCGCTGCTTTCGCCGAGAGCAACAAGGTCGAGATGACCGCCGTCAGCCTCGCCGAAGTCGTCCGCACCGTCGCCGAGATCATCCGCCCCGAGGCCGATCGCGTGCACGTCGTGCTCTCGCTCGAAGCCGTCTCGCAACTGCCGCCGGTGCGCGGCAATCACAGCCAACTGCTCCAGGTTTTTCTCAACCTCTCGCAAAACGCGCTCCAAGCCATGGAGCCGAAGGGTGGCGGCCAGCTGAAGTTCTCGCTCGAGCTTCGCACCGCCGACGTGCCCAGCCCGCAACTCTGCGCCAGCGTGACCGACAACGGCCCCGGCATCGACCCGAAGGTCCAGCCGCGCATCTTCGAGCCGTTCACGACCACGAAGGCCACCGGCGAACGCCGCGGCAAACACGGCATGGGCCTCGGCCTCGCGATCGTGAAACGCATCGTGCAGCACCATCACGGCGAGATCCAGGTCGCCAGCACGCCCGGTCAGGGCACTACTTTCCGCGTCTACCTGCCGCCCGCGTAA
- a CDS encoding ABC transporter ATP-binding protein: MIEVENLTRVFRTYKKKPGFWGGVTGLFKRDFEETRAADNVSFSIKEGEFVGFLGPNGAGKTTTLKMLSGLIYPTNGQARVAGFDPSKRENAYRRLFALVLGQKNQLWWDLPALESFFLLRAIYGLEPKEYQQTLDELVELLGVGHKLNVQVRELSLGERMKMELIAALLHRPRVLFLDEPTIGLDVVSQKNVRDFLRSYNRKNKTTILLTSHYMADISQLCERVIVIDHGKKIYDGDLDRIAGAGARQRIIKFKPRDGAFPTDWKPNAGVAKTCEDGEILLHVPSEQVTAVCQQILQQGAVDDITIQDVPLEDIISEIFSRGGAGR, from the coding sequence ATGATCGAAGTCGAAAATCTCACGCGCGTCTTCCGCACCTACAAGAAAAAGCCCGGGTTCTGGGGCGGCGTGACGGGTTTGTTCAAGCGCGACTTCGAGGAGACGCGTGCGGCGGACAACGTCAGCTTCTCGATCAAGGAGGGCGAGTTCGTCGGCTTCCTCGGGCCGAACGGCGCGGGCAAGACCACGACGCTGAAGATGCTTTCCGGCCTGATCTATCCGACGAACGGGCAGGCGCGCGTGGCGGGCTTCGACCCGTCGAAGCGTGAGAACGCCTACCGCCGGCTCTTCGCGCTCGTGCTGGGGCAGAAGAACCAGCTGTGGTGGGACCTGCCGGCGCTCGAGTCGTTTTTCCTGCTGCGCGCGATCTACGGGCTCGAGCCGAAGGAATACCAGCAGACGCTCGACGAGTTGGTTGAGCTGCTCGGCGTCGGTCACAAGCTGAACGTCCAGGTGCGCGAGCTCTCGCTCGGCGAGCGCATGAAGATGGAGCTGATCGCGGCGCTCCTGCACCGTCCGCGCGTGCTCTTCCTCGACGAGCCGACGATCGGCCTCGACGTCGTCTCGCAGAAAAACGTCCGCGACTTCCTCCGCTCCTACAACCGGAAGAACAAGACGACGATCCTGCTCACGAGCCACTACATGGCCGACATCTCGCAGCTCTGCGAACGCGTGATCGTGATCGACCACGGCAAGAAGATCTACGACGGCGACCTCGATCGCATCGCCGGTGCCGGCGCGCGACAGCGCATCATCAAATTCAAACCGCGCGACGGTGCGTTCCCGACGGATTGGAAACCGAACGCGGGCGTGGCGAAGACGTGCGAAGACGGCGAAATTCTCCTCCACGTGCCGAGCGAGCAGGTGACGGCGGTCTGCCAACAGATTCTCCAGCAGGGCGCGGTGGACGACATCACGATTCAGGACGTGCCGCTCGAGGACATCATCAGCGAGATCTTCTCGCGCGGCGGTGCGGGGCGTTGA
- a CDS encoding class I SAM-dependent methyltransferase, with amino-acid sequence MSLLPSNPDPKDGERRYYERIGAEGVAHTLAKPFGDEHSVQYLSALTAIFGLLEPPPRRVVEFGCGTGWLCFALAQRGYEVVGVDIAEDATRVAHAEAERRGLTRASFVAADYEEFQPTEKFDYVIFHDALHHAESERLALKCAYDALRPDGCVIVQEPGSGHEQAESSIHAVEQFQVHEKSMPPAHVVRLARAIGFRRHLVLPMPHQLNRLVYRRGYHRADSRSGLLQLWALSLGRSLRTLLAWRRDPGLVLLWK; translated from the coding sequence ATGTCCTTACTGCCCTCCAACCCCGACCCCAAAGACGGCGAGCGCCGCTACTATGAGCGCATCGGAGCCGAGGGCGTGGCGCACACGTTGGCGAAGCCGTTCGGCGACGAACACAGCGTGCAATACCTCTCGGCGTTGACGGCGATCTTCGGTTTGCTCGAGCCGCCGCCGCGGCGGGTGGTGGAGTTCGGTTGCGGCACGGGTTGGCTGTGCTTCGCGCTCGCGCAACGCGGCTACGAAGTGGTCGGCGTCGACATCGCGGAGGATGCCACGCGCGTCGCCCACGCGGAGGCGGAGCGGCGCGGGCTCACGCGCGCGAGCTTCGTGGCGGCAGACTACGAGGAGTTCCAACCGACGGAAAAGTTCGATTACGTGATCTTCCACGATGCGCTGCATCACGCCGAGTCCGAGCGGCTGGCGTTGAAGTGCGCCTACGACGCGCTCCGACCGGACGGCTGCGTGATCGTGCAGGAGCCCGGCTCGGGACACGAGCAGGCGGAGAGCTCGATCCATGCGGTCGAGCAATTCCAGGTGCACGAGAAGAGCATGCCGCCGGCGCACGTCGTTCGGTTGGCGCGGGCGATCGGCTTTCGCCGGCACCTCGTGCTGCCGATGCCGCATCAGCTCAACCGGCTGGTTTACCGTCGCGGCTATCACCGGGCGGACAGCCGCAGCGGGTTGCTCCAGCTGTGGGCCCTCAGCCTGGGGCGCAGCCTGCGGACGCTGCTGGCTTGGCGGCGCGATCCCGGGCTGGTTTTGCTGTGGAAATGA
- the add gene encoding adenosine deaminase — protein sequence MSAPLPLLDLHRHLDGSVRLATILELGRKFGVRLPGDSIETLRPHVQIHGAVQDLMAFLQRLDWMVGVLGDTDACRRVARENVEDAHREGIAYLELRFSPYFMAQAHNLDQRDVIAAIAEGVREGSRATGVKVKLIGILSRTFGPESCTRELEALLAHRELITALDLAGDEKNWPAELFREHFKRGRDAGWHITVHAGEAGGAPSVWAALRELGATRIGHCVRAVDDPALMDYLRDHRIGIEANLTSNIQTNTVRTLAEHPLKQFLAHGLLATINTDDPGVSDIDLRHELDVAAPAAGLTPDEILQARRNALEIAYLTPAEKAELLK from the coding sequence ATGTCCGCCCCCCTCCCGCTCCTCGATCTCCACCGCCACCTCGACGGCAGCGTCCGTCTCGCCACGATCCTCGAACTCGGTCGGAAATTTGGCGTGCGCCTCCCAGGCGACTCGATCGAAACGCTGCGCCCGCACGTGCAGATCCACGGCGCCGTGCAGGACCTCATGGCGTTCCTCCAGCGACTCGACTGGATGGTCGGCGTGCTCGGCGACACCGACGCCTGCCGCCGCGTGGCGCGGGAAAACGTCGAGGACGCCCACCGCGAGGGCATCGCCTATCTCGAGCTGCGCTTCAGCCCGTATTTCATGGCGCAGGCCCACAACCTTGACCAGCGCGACGTTATCGCCGCCATCGCGGAAGGCGTGCGCGAAGGCAGCCGCGCGACGGGTGTGAAAGTGAAGCTCATCGGCATTCTCAGCCGCACCTTCGGCCCGGAGAGCTGCACGCGCGAACTCGAGGCGCTTCTCGCACACCGCGAACTGATCACCGCGCTCGATCTCGCGGGCGACGAGAAAAACTGGCCCGCCGAACTCTTCCGCGAACACTTCAAGCGCGGTCGCGACGCCGGCTGGCACATCACCGTCCACGCCGGCGAGGCCGGCGGCGCGCCGAGCGTCTGGGCCGCGTTGCGCGAGCTCGGCGCCACGCGCATCGGCCACTGCGTCCGAGCCGTCGACGATCCCGCGCTCATGGATTACCTCCGCGACCACCGCATCGGCATCGAGGCGAATCTCACGAGCAACATCCAGACGAACACCGTGCGCACCCTTGCCGAGCATCCGTTGAAACAATTCCTCGCCCACGGTCTGCTCGCCACGATCAACACCGACGACCCTGGCGTGAGCGACATCGACCTGCGCCACGAACTCGACGTCGCCGCACCCGCCGCCGGCCTCACGCCGGACGAGATTCTCCAAGCCCGCCGCAACGCCCTCGAGATCGCCTACCTCACGCCGGCCGAAAAGGCCGAGTTGCTAAAATAG
- a CDS encoding methyltransferase domain-containing protein, giving the protein MQSSQPDPKKGEREYFARIGPEGIRHSIRKPFSDEHCPDVLANLDALFHFLVPPPARIIEFGCGVGWLSLCLAQRGYDVTSIDISPDAIAVAREQAQSRGLTNVEFRVGDYEDPVPANDYDYALFYDSLHHAEVEQLAVQRAYEALRPGGAMIAFEPHEGHSETEASKRAVQEFGVHEKDMTPDYIAQLGAKAGFRRWVKLPRPHQIVRSLYRASYGKATSNFDLRYRAFMSRLRVIRRLFRPAEEKFIILWK; this is encoded by the coding sequence ATGCAGTCGAGCCAGCCCGATCCGAAAAAAGGTGAGCGCGAATACTTCGCGCGCATCGGCCCGGAAGGAATCCGCCATTCCATCCGCAAACCGTTCAGCGATGAGCATTGCCCGGACGTGCTCGCGAACCTCGACGCGCTGTTTCACTTTCTGGTGCCGCCGCCGGCGCGGATCATCGAGTTCGGCTGCGGTGTGGGCTGGCTGTCGCTTTGCCTCGCTCAACGCGGCTACGACGTGACTTCGATCGACATTTCGCCCGACGCGATCGCTGTCGCGCGCGAGCAAGCGCAGTCCCGCGGGCTGACGAACGTCGAGTTCCGCGTCGGCGATTACGAGGATCCGGTGCCGGCGAACGACTACGACTACGCGCTGTTCTACGACTCGTTGCACCACGCCGAGGTCGAACAACTCGCCGTGCAACGCGCCTACGAGGCGCTGCGTCCGGGTGGGGCGATGATCGCGTTCGAACCGCACGAGGGACACAGCGAGACCGAGGCCTCGAAGCGCGCGGTGCAGGAATTCGGCGTGCACGAGAAGGACATGACGCCGGACTATATCGCCCAGCTCGGAGCGAAGGCGGGCTTCCGCCGCTGGGTGAAGCTCCCGCGTCCGCACCAGATCGTCCGCAGCCTCTATCGCGCGAGCTACGGCAAAGCCACGAGCAACTTCGACCTGCGCTATCGGGCGTTCATGAGTCGCCTGCGGGTGATCCGCCGGCTGTTCCGCCCGGCGGAGGAGAAGTTCATTATCCTCTGGAAGTAG
- the surE gene encoding 5'/3'-nucleotidase SurE yields the protein MNLLVTNDDGIGSPFFHELVHALRAAGHQLYLAVPASEQSWTGASKTRSRPVKCAQVDRGFGCPTWMLDGTPSDCVNIAIAHLLGDVKLDAVVSGINVGFNCSLGFILASGTVAGAWEGALHGLPAFSFSQDVSEEVYAHLKERGGEPEGELLTTLKTSATHAARLVGEIAPGVPRNSFTVQNINFPIPCRADTPVKRTVPAQVHVPGLFSPAADDGSHRLVWGNIVDVSPPEPLSDVRCLEQGCISHTVLDYRRLGHS from the coding sequence ATGAATCTCCTCGTCACGAACGACGACGGCATCGGCTCGCCCTTTTTCCATGAATTGGTTCACGCGCTCCGCGCTGCCGGCCATCAACTTTACCTCGCGGTGCCCGCCTCCGAGCAGAGCTGGACTGGCGCGTCGAAGACCCGCTCGCGACCGGTGAAATGCGCCCAGGTCGATCGCGGCTTCGGCTGCCCGACGTGGATGCTCGACGGCACGCCGTCCGATTGCGTGAACATCGCGATCGCGCACCTGCTGGGCGACGTGAAGCTCGATGCGGTGGTGAGCGGTATCAACGTCGGCTTCAACTGCTCGCTCGGCTTCATCCTCGCCAGCGGCACGGTGGCCGGCGCGTGGGAGGGCGCGCTGCACGGGTTGCCTGCGTTTTCGTTTTCGCAGGACGTTTCGGAGGAAGTCTACGCGCATCTCAAGGAGCGCGGTGGCGAGCCCGAGGGCGAGTTGCTGACGACGCTGAAAACCTCCGCCACGCACGCCGCGCGCCTCGTCGGCGAAATCGCGCCGGGCGTGCCGCGCAACAGTTTCACGGTGCAGAACATCAATTTCCCGATCCCGTGCCGCGCCGACACGCCGGTGAAGCGCACCGTGCCCGCGCAGGTGCATGTGCCGGGCCTGTTCTCGCCCGCGGCGGACGACGGTTCGCACCGGCTCGTGTGGGGCAACATCGTCGACGTGTCGCCGCCCGAGCCGCTGTCGGATGTGCGCTGCCTCGAGCAGGGCTGCATCAGCCACACCGTTCTCGACTACCGCCGCCTCGGGCATAGTTAA
- a CDS encoding peptide chain release factor-like protein, protein MSEWPDCVAEDLAVRLERIGSRAADFEERFVRGAGAGGQKINKTSSTVCVSHRPSGTEVRCQRERSQAQNRRFAWEEITAKLEQLSVAPARAAQAARELSRRQKRQKSRGQKARMIAGKKHRARIRGARRGGADGW, encoded by the coding sequence ATGAGCGAGTGGCCTGATTGCGTAGCGGAAGACTTGGCGGTGCGGCTGGAACGCATCGGTTCGCGCGCGGCCGATTTCGAGGAGCGATTCGTGCGGGGCGCCGGAGCCGGGGGGCAGAAGATCAACAAGACTTCCTCCACGGTTTGCGTGAGTCACCGTCCGAGCGGGACCGAGGTGCGCTGCCAGCGCGAGCGTTCGCAGGCGCAGAATCGGCGTTTCGCTTGGGAGGAAATCACGGCGAAGCTGGAGCAGTTGAGCGTCGCGCCCGCCCGGGCCGCTCAGGCGGCGCGCGAGCTGTCGCGCCGGCAGAAGCGCCAGAAGTCGCGCGGCCAGAAGGCGCGGATGATTGCGGGCAAGAAGCACCGGGCGCGGATTCGCGGCGCGCGGCGGGGCGGCGCGGACGGATGGTGA
- a CDS encoding MoxR family ATPase, with product MSNGPAWSQKLRAEIGKAVIGQDAVVERLLVALLANGHVLLEGMPGLAKTLLIKSLGAALGVQFERIQFTPDLLPSDVVGTMIFSPKDGAFATHKGPIFANLVLADEINRAPAKVQSALLEAMQERQVTIGGHSHQLPKPFFVMATQNPVEQEGTYPLPEAQTDRFLFKLLVDYPTAAEEARMMEMWGQVTKAPALQPVSSGEELIALRTFVDAIHVSPGVQAYILALVRGTRDLAAASEGGASKRLLNFGASPRASLALFQAGRALAWLRGSDYLSPALVQEIFHDALRHRVGLTYEAEAEELSSDKILTQVLERTPVPAKV from the coding sequence ATGAGTAACGGCCCCGCTTGGTCCCAGAAACTCCGCGCTGAAATCGGCAAAGCCGTCATCGGCCAGGACGCCGTAGTCGAGCGCCTCCTCGTCGCCCTCCTCGCCAACGGCCACGTGCTCCTCGAGGGCATGCCCGGCCTCGCCAAGACGCTCCTGATCAAGTCGCTCGGCGCCGCCCTCGGCGTGCAATTCGAGCGCATCCAATTCACCCCCGACCTGCTGCCGTCCGACGTCGTCGGCACGATGATCTTCTCGCCGAAAGACGGCGCCTTCGCCACGCACAAGGGCCCCATCTTCGCCAACCTCGTCCTCGCCGACGAAATCAACCGCGCCCCCGCCAAGGTCCAGTCCGCCCTGCTCGAGGCCATGCAAGAGCGCCAGGTCACGATCGGCGGCCACTCGCACCAGCTGCCGAAGCCGTTTTTCGTCATGGCCACGCAAAACCCGGTCGAGCAGGAGGGCACCTATCCCTTGCCCGAGGCGCAGACCGACCGCTTCCTTTTCAAACTGCTCGTCGACTATCCCACCGCCGCCGAGGAAGCCCGCATGATGGAGATGTGGGGCCAGGTCACGAAAGCGCCCGCGCTCCAGCCGGTCTCCAGCGGCGAGGAACTGATCGCGCTCCGCACCTTCGTCGACGCCATCCACGTCTCACCCGGCGTGCAGGCCTACATCCTCGCGCTCGTGCGCGGCACGCGCGACCTCGCCGCCGCTTCCGAGGGCGGCGCGTCGAAACGCCTGCTGAACTTCGGCGCCTCACCGCGCGCCTCGCTCGCGCTCTTCCAGGCCGGCCGCGCGCTCGCCTGGCTGCGCGGCTCCGATTACCTGTCGCCCGCGCTCGTGCAGGAAATCTTCCACGACGCCCTGCGTCACCGCGTCGGCCTCACCTACGAAGCCGAAGCCGAGGAGTTGTCCTCCGACAAGATCCTCACGCAGGTCCTCGAGCGCACTCCCGTCCCGGCGAAAGTCTGA